One window of Sporocytophaga myxococcoides DSM 11118 genomic DNA carries:
- a CDS encoding CPBP family intramembrane glutamic endopeptidase — protein MLVLFLGASLTFNYTLDFENSILEKYAGQKIYNVYLFLFYSVPLLFLSLAYAYFYDRKLHLYSQSYWFTILFVILILIFSETSFYLYRDWLRTEIPIEISQFISSFISELISSSIIIIPILCYWYWVDRKNIPLYGFQKNSLNLKPYLWLLLFMSPFILWASFQQDFLNYYPEYKPGLAENYLGWPYWATFGIHEIFYGMGFLSIEFLFRGFLVLAMIKYLDKGAVFIMVALYCYLHFGKPLGEAVGSIFGGTILGIITYYSRSIWGGLLIHLGIAYLMDLFAIIQHLLKNHF, from the coding sequence GTGCTTGTTCTATTTTTGGGAGCCAGTCTGACTTTTAACTACACCCTTGATTTTGAAAACTCAATTCTGGAAAAATATGCGGGGCAGAAAATATATAATGTATATCTGTTTCTTTTTTATTCAGTACCATTATTATTTCTTTCTCTGGCCTATGCTTATTTTTATGATAGAAAACTACATTTATATTCTCAATCCTATTGGTTTACAATACTATTTGTCATACTAATTTTAATATTTAGTGAAACATCTTTTTATTTATACCGTGACTGGCTCAGAACTGAAATTCCAATTGAAATCAGTCAGTTCATCTCTTCCTTTATTTCGGAACTTATAAGTTCTTCCATTATCATCATCCCTATCCTTTGTTATTGGTATTGGGTAGATCGGAAAAATATTCCTCTATACGGATTTCAGAAAAACTCCCTGAACTTGAAGCCTTATTTATGGCTTCTCCTATTCATGTCTCCTTTTATTCTCTGGGCATCATTTCAGCAGGATTTTCTGAATTATTATCCAGAATACAAGCCCGGCTTAGCGGAAAATTATCTTGGATGGCCTTATTGGGCAACCTTTGGGATCCATGAAATATTCTATGGGATGGGATTTTTATCTATAGAATTTTTGTTCAGAGGATTCCTGGTGTTGGCAATGATCAAATACCTGGACAAAGGGGCCGTATTCATTATGGTTGCTTTGTATTGCTACCTTCATTTCGGAAAGCCCTTGGGAGAAGCTGTTGGATCTATTTTCGGAGGTACAATTTTAGGAATTATTACTTACTATAGCAGATCTATCTGGGGAGGATTACTGATTCACCTGGGCATTGCTTATCTGATGGATCTGTTCGCAATAATACAACACCTGTTAAAAAATCATTTCTAG